A region from the Drosophila bipectinata strain 14024-0381.07 chromosome 3R, DbipHiC1v2, whole genome shotgun sequence genome encodes:
- the LOC108129217 gene encoding uncharacterized protein: MRLFAVIFWLGWSFGLTSAKKSSPETGRLIASLQAAPAPAPPQSVIYKLPPQHYYPPPPPPPPPPQPHHCNCPPGPPGPPGPPGLPGTPGPQGSKGHKGEKGDRGEKGERGRYGLPGPPGIPGPIGPPGLPGPPGHKGKDDHHGHHDHHDHHHHHHPPPPPPPPPPPPPPPPPPPTNPPHHHHHHPHPLPPILPPPPVIIPIPALPPPPKGGHHHHKGSKGPPGPPGPPGMGVPGPPGPPGTVYPPPPPPPPPPPPPAPYPPPYPYPPPAPYPPPSPWIPVPVPVPWPSKGHHKGHHHGDKGHKGDKGHHHHYYPPPPPPPPPPPPYHHHPSHHHGDGHHHPSHHHGGDGWHNHGDGHHHNHGDGHHHNHGDGHHHNHGDGHHHPSSNHGGHHHGKGGSSHYPPPPHHGKGGNSGNKGDPKGETPPPKPTDPEPTDPSEGSGDKRGDFDFLDNDVEIVENLDNLVDENDMAEGQDEAPYEQTGYETEPEEFDYNNYYENNLNQAEPNDSIEEPYQEEPNLDAESQSEAAGDQEMEEPITEEPIEDQMQDQMDVGTGFDENQSYETDQIEERTSKGPIVLAIGSPRNPFHFYAYEQYN, translated from the exons ATGAGACTGTTCGCAGTAATTTTCTGGTTAG GCTGGTCCTTTGGCCTGACCAGTGCCAAGAAGTCAAGCCCGGAGACTGGCAGACTTATAGCTAGTCTTCAGGCTGCTCCCGCTCCAGCGCCACCCCAGAGTGTCATCTATAAGCTTCCGCCTCAGCACTACTacccgccaccaccaccgcctccacctccaccgcAGCCGCACCACTGCAACTGTCCGCCAGGGCCACCGGGTCCACCGGGACCTCCTGGTCTACCGGGAACACCTGGCCCCCAGGGCTCGAAAGGACACAAAGGCGAGAAGGGCGACCGCGGAGAGAAAGGGGAGCGCGGACGCTACGGTTTGCCGGGACCTCCAGGAATTCCTGGCCCTATTGGACCACCCGGCCTACCAGGTCCTCCGGGACACAAGGGAAAAGATGACCACCACGGTCATCATGATCACCAcgatcatcatcatcaccatcATCCACCGCCTCCACCgcctccaccaccaccgccgccaccgcctcctccgCCACCACCAACCAACCCGCCacatcaccatcaccatcacccGCATCCTCTGCCACCCATCCTTCCCCCACCTCCCGTGATAATTCCTATTCCCGCCCTTCCACCACCACCGAAAGGCGGACATCACCATCACAAGGGTTCCAAAGGACCTCCAGGACCACCAGGACCTCCGG GAATGGGTGTGCCAGGCCCTCCAGGACCTCCAGGCACGGTGTATCCCcctccacctcctccgccaccaccaccaccaccgccggCTCCTTATCCTCCACCGTATCCGTATCCTCCCCCAGCTCCTTACCCACCACCCTCCCCCTGGATTCCAGTGCCAGTCCCAGTGCCATGGCCATCCAAGGGTCATCACAAGGGTCACCACCATGGAGATAAGGGTCACAAAGGCGACAAGggtcaccaccaccactactaCCCACCCCCGCCACCTcctccaccacctcctccgccGTATCACCATCATCCCTCGCATCATCACGGGGATGGACATCATCATCCCTCCCACCATCATGGTGGAGATGGATGGCACAACCACGGAGATGGCCACCACCATAACCACGGCGACGGGCACCACCATAACCATGGAGATGGACACCACCACAACCACGGAGACGGACATCATCATCCTTCCTCTAATCACGGAGGCCACCACCACGGAAAGGGAGGATCCAGCCACTATCCTCCACCACCTCATCATGGAAAAGGTGGAAATTCTGGAAACAAAGGAGATCCCAAGGGAGAAACTCCTCCACCCAAGCCCACCGATCCAGAACCCACCGATCCGAGCGAGGGAAGTGGAGACAAGCGTGGTGACTTCGACTTCCTAGACAACGATGTAGAGATTGTGGAAAATCTAGACAACCTAGTCGATGAGAATGACATGGCAGAGGGACAGGACGAAGCCCCATATGAGCAAACTGGCTATGAGACGGAACCCGAGGAGTTCGATTACAATAACTATTATGAAAACAACCTGAACCAGGCTGAACCCAATGATTCCATTGAAGAGCCTTACCAAGAAGAGCCCAATTTAGATGCTGAATCTCAAAGCGAAGCTGCCGGAGATCAGGAAATGGAGGAACCCATAACGGAGGAACCAATCGAGGATCAAATGCAAGACCAAATGGATGTTGGTACGGGATTTGATGAGAACCAATCTTATGAGACTGATCAGATCGAGGAACGTACTAGCAAAGGACCTATAGTCCTGGCCATTGGGAGCCCCAGAAATCCGTTTCACTTCTATGCCTATGAAcagtataattaa